Proteins encoded within one genomic window of Bacteroidota bacterium:
- the secDF gene encoding protein translocase subunit SecDF has protein sequence MKNKGTIKFFAIALAVVSIFHLSFTLKTYLIEKNATNLANGNKEVELQYLDSIANKEVYNIGVKKFTYSQCKEREINLGLDLQGGMHITLEVALDNLLMELSGNNKDKTFVKALTLAKEKQSNGQKDFITYFEESFNEIAPDGKLASIFATLENKDEIDINSPNEDVISFIRNKSKSALESTFEVLRKRIDKFGVTQPNIQLLEGTGRIIVELPGVDDPERIRKLLKGTARLEFWETFESKEIIPMFEGVNKILAEKQALSSKPKTDTSEVDTEEETFFSEDENVEKEDSAKVDKESSLMAQVDDTSTVDSEEAPEGQLSQEKFGEKYPLYKILYPSVTEKDGKQYFAQPTGPVVGRALAYDTTKINNYLSMKDVRNILPPDIKFAWSAQAVDKDETVYELLALKITTLNKEAPLDGKVITNARVDISPMGEREISLSMNSEGAKVWRRLTGDNIGKSIAIALDGLVYSYPTVQSEISGGNSSISGSFSSNDAEDLANILNSGKLDVKVKIIEEAIVGPSLGQESINRGLMSLLAGLILVLFFMVFYYNKSGFVSDFALLINLFFIIGVLASLQAALTLPGIAGIVLTIGMSVDANVLIFERIREELTAGKGMKLAIKDGYLKAYSSIIDANLTTLLVAIILSSFGTGPIHGFAIILIIGILTSLFSAILITRVVFEAQLTKEKAIRFYSSITKNTLKNININFVGLRKKAYIVSGSIIIIGVVSLFTQGLEYGVDFKGGYSYQVRFDENVNTVELATLLEQPFQGQPEVKIFGPKNQVKITTSFLINSNEDNASDSVLHILQNNLQTIGNDFEILSTQKIGPTIADDIKVSALWSVLFSLIGIFLYIFIRFKKWQYGIAAVFTLFHDVLIIFSLFSIFKDIMPFSLEIDQAFIAALLTVIGYSINDTVVVFDRIREKLSMFKHKPFFGTVNTALNETVSRTLITSLTTLIVVFVLFIFGGEIIRGFSFALVIGIIVGTYSSLFVSTPIVVEFTKKEYLESGKMVK, from the coding sequence ATGAAAAACAAAGGAACAATAAAATTTTTCGCAATAGCACTTGCTGTTGTATCAATTTTTCATTTATCATTTACATTAAAAACTTATTTAATTGAAAAAAACGCTACTAATTTAGCAAATGGAAATAAAGAAGTAGAATTACAATACCTTGATTCTATTGCCAATAAAGAGGTTTATAATATTGGAGTGAAAAAATTTACATATTCTCAATGTAAAGAACGTGAGATAAATTTAGGGCTTGACCTTCAGGGAGGTATGCACATTACTCTTGAAGTAGCACTTGATAATTTATTAATGGAACTTTCAGGTAACAATAAAGATAAAACATTTGTTAAGGCTTTAACACTTGCTAAAGAAAAGCAAAGTAATGGACAAAAAGATTTCATCACATATTTTGAGGAATCATTTAATGAGATTGCACCTGATGGGAAATTAGCATCTATTTTTGCTACTCTTGAAAACAAAGATGAAATTGATATTAATTCTCCAAATGAAGATGTTATAAGTTTTATCAGAAATAAATCTAAAAGTGCTTTAGAAAGTACTTTTGAGGTATTAAGAAAAAGGATTGATAAATTTGGTGTTACACAACCGAATATTCAGTTATTGGAAGGCACAGGAAGAATTATTGTTGAATTACCCGGTGTTGATGATCCTGAAAGAATAAGGAAATTATTAAAAGGTACAGCAAGATTAGAATTTTGGGAAACCTTTGAAAGCAAGGAAATTATTCCTATGTTTGAAGGTGTAAATAAAATATTAGCGGAAAAACAAGCCCTTTCAAGTAAACCAAAAACCGATACATCCGAAGTTGATACAGAAGAAGAAACGTTTTTTAGTGAAGATGAAAATGTTGAGAAAGAAGATTCAGCGAAAGTTGATAAAGAATCTTCTTTAATGGCTCAGGTTGACGATACTTCAACAGTTGATTCAGAGGAAGCACCAGAAGGACAACTTTCTCAAGAAAAGTTTGGTGAAAAATATCCATTATATAAAATTTTATACCCAAGTGTAACAGAAAAAGACGGCAAACAATATTTCGCACAACCTACAGGACCAGTTGTTGGTCGTGCTTTGGCTTATGACACTACCAAAATAAACAATTATTTATCAATGAAGGATGTTAGAAATATTCTTCCTCCTGACATCAAATTTGCATGGTCGGCTCAAGCTGTTGATAAAGATGAAACCGTTTATGAGTTGCTTGCACTTAAAATCACTACTCTTAACAAAGAAGCTCCTTTAGATGGTAAAGTTATTACAAATGCTAGAGTTGATATTTCTCCAATGGGAGAAAGAGAAATTTCTTTGAGTATGAATTCGGAAGGTGCTAAAGTTTGGAGAAGACTTACAGGTGATAACATTGGTAAAAGTATCGCTATTGCTCTTGACGGACTTGTTTATTCCTATCCAACTGTACAATCAGAAATTTCAGGTGGTAATTCTTCTATTTCAGGTTCTTTTTCAAGTAACGATGCAGAAGATTTAGCAAATATTCTTAATTCAGGAAAACTTGATGTAAAAGTAAAAATTATTGAGGAAGCAATTGTTGGCCCTTCCTTAGGACAAGAATCCATTAACCGTGGATTAATGTCACTTTTGGCAGGTCTTATTTTAGTATTGTTTTTCATGGTTTTTTATTATAACAAGAGTGGTTTTGTTTCTGACTTTGCATTACTTATAAACTTGTTTTTCATTATTGGTGTTCTTGCATCATTACAAGCAGCTCTTACATTACCCGGTATCGCAGGTATTGTATTAACAATTGGTATGTCTGTGGATGCTAACGTTCTGATATTTGAAAGGATTAGGGAGGAACTTACGGCAGGAAAAGGTATGAAGCTGGCAATAAAAGATGGCTATCTTAAAGCATATTCTTCAATTATTGATGCAAACTTAACAACATTACTTGTTGCTATTATACTTTCATCATTTGGAACAGGACCTATTCATGGTTTTGCAATTATTTTAATAATTGGTATTCTCACATCACTCTTTAGTGCTATTTTAATAACAAGGGTTGTTTTTGAAGCACAACTTACCAAAGAAAAAGCCATTCGTTTTTATTCTTCAATTACTAAAAATACTTTAAAAAATATAAATATCAACTTTGTCGGTTTAAGAAAAAAAGCATACATTGTTTCAGGTTCTATTATTATTATTGGTGTAGTTTCATTATTTACTCAAGGATTAGAATATGGAGTTGATTTCAAAGGTGGATATTCATATCAAGTAAGATTTGATGAAAATGTTAATACAGTTGAATTGGCAACACTTTTAGAACAACCATTCCAAGGACAACCTGAAGTAAAAATATTTGGACCTAAAAATCAAGTAAAAATTACAACATCATTTTTGATTAATAGCAACGAGGATAATGCTTCTGACTCTGTACTTCATATTCTTCAAAATAATTTACAAACCATAGGTAATGATTTTGAAATTTTAAGTACTCAAAAAATAGGACCTACGATTGCAGATGACATAAAAGTATCAGCTTTATGGTCAGTATTATTCTCTTTAATAGGAATTTTCTTATACATATTTATAAGGTTTAAAAAATGGCAATATGGAATTGCTGCTGTATTTACACTATTTCATGATGTTTTGATTATTTTTTCACTATTCTCAATATTCAAAGATATTATGCCTTTTTCACTGGAGATTGATCAAGCATTTATAGCTGCACTTTTAACAGTCATTGGTTATTCTATTAACGATACCGTTGTTGTTTTTGACCGTATTAGAGAAAAATTATCAATGTTTAAACACAAACCTTTCTTTGGTACTGTGAATACCGCATTAAACGAAACTGTTAGCAGAACACTTATTACTTCACTCACAACCTTAATTGTAGTTTTTGTGCTTTTTATTTTCGGTGGTGAAATTATTCGTGGATTCTCATTCGCTTTAGTAATTGGAATTATCGTGGGTACTTATTCTTCCCTTTTTGTTTCAACACCAATTGTTGTTGAGTTTACAAAAAAAGAATATTTAGAATCAGGGAAAATGGTCAAATAA
- a CDS encoding RelA/SpoT family protein, which yields MIFDNEIEEKQVRNEYRALLRACSEIVNSEGKKEIRKAFNFALNAHKDVRRKSGELYIFHPLRVAIIVSKEVGLGRTSIICSLLHDVVEDTEISLEEIEEIFGKKVAKIIDGLTKIQGFIGHTRSMQAENFRRIILTLSEDLRVILIKISDRLHNMRTLDSLQKKKQLKIASETLELFAPLAHRLGLFNIKSELQDLSLKYTEPVIYQDIDLQLKARKKQMSKYTDIFTKPIKESLKKNNLKFEIKARYKSIFSIYKKMQFKGISFEDIHDFFAIRIILFDTNKVEEKTDCWKVYSIVTDFYKPNSDRLRDWISTPKVNGYEALHTTVMGPKGNWVEVQIRTERMNNIAEKGLAIHWKYKNNDSSDSSLDEWIKQVGETIQENDSSAIEFLNEFQSNLFAHEVYAFTPKGELFVMPENSTTLDFAFRIHTEIGINYLGAKINHKLVPNNYKIKNGDQIEIITSKKQKPTVEWLSHVVTAKAKSKIKKSLKKQKEIKAKEGKTILYKKLKLKKIDPSKIEIDFLTNYFQLDSDIEFYYSIGNKTINITDINNAIKVLKAADIKNTKKQFRKAKEKADKIIIGSETSGYIFSKCCNPIPGDDIFAYQLIGNKPEIHRTNCHVGIRLMSNFGNRIIEASWSKKEPLETDFFSVGLNFQGFDNSGLISELVNIISNQLKINMRSISAKTKEGAFSGSVIVDVFDTSHLETLIKNIMKVEGIEYVKRFHVD from the coding sequence ATGATTTTCGATAACGAAATAGAGGAAAAACAAGTTAGAAATGAATACAGAGCATTGTTACGTGCATGTAGTGAAATTGTTAATAGTGAAGGGAAAAAAGAAATCCGGAAAGCTTTTAATTTTGCATTAAATGCACATAAAGATGTTCGTAGAAAATCAGGTGAGTTATATATATTTCATCCCTTAAGAGTTGCAATTATTGTGTCAAAGGAAGTAGGACTTGGGAGAACATCAATAATTTGTAGCCTTTTGCATGATGTTGTTGAAGATACTGAAATATCTCTGGAAGAAATTGAGGAAATATTTGGGAAAAAAGTAGCAAAAATTATTGATGGATTAACAAAAATTCAGGGATTTATCGGACATACTCGCTCAATGCAAGCAGAAAATTTCAGAAGAATAATTCTTACACTTTCAGAAGATTTAAGAGTAATTTTAATAAAAATTTCTGACAGACTTCATAACATGCGAACGCTTGATTCTTTGCAAAAGAAAAAACAATTAAAAATTGCTTCTGAAACACTTGAGCTTTTTGCTCCATTGGCTCATCGGCTTGGGCTGTTTAATATTAAAAGTGAACTTCAAGACCTTAGCTTAAAATATACAGAACCGGTAATTTATCAAGATATTGATTTGCAACTTAAAGCTAGAAAAAAACAAATGTCGAAATATACCGATATTTTCACAAAGCCTATTAAAGAGTCATTAAAAAAAAACAATTTAAAATTTGAAATAAAAGCTCGTTATAAATCTATTTTTTCCATCTATAAAAAAATGCAATTTAAAGGAATCTCATTTGAAGATATTCATGATTTTTTTGCAATAAGAATCATTCTTTTTGATACCAATAAAGTAGAAGAAAAAACAGATTGCTGGAAAGTATATTCAATAGTTACTGACTTTTACAAACCAAATTCAGATAGACTCAGAGATTGGATTTCTACACCCAAGGTTAATGGATATGAAGCATTACACACAACCGTAATGGGACCAAAAGGTAATTGGGTAGAAGTGCAAATAAGAACAGAAAGGATGAATAATATTGCAGAAAAAGGTTTAGCAATACATTGGAAATACAAAAATAATGATTCATCAGATAGCTCCCTTGATGAGTGGATAAAGCAAGTTGGAGAAACTATTCAAGAAAACGATTCTAGTGCAATAGAGTTTCTTAATGAATTTCAATCAAATTTATTTGCTCATGAGGTGTATGCATTTACTCCAAAAGGAGAGCTTTTTGTAATGCCTGAGAACTCAACAACTTTGGATTTTGCATTTAGAATTCATACAGAAATAGGGATTAATTACCTTGGGGCAAAAATTAATCATAAATTAGTACCTAATAATTACAAAATAAAAAATGGTGATCAAATAGAAATAATAACTTCAAAAAAACAAAAGCCAACAGTTGAATGGCTTTCGCATGTAGTAACTGCAAAGGCAAAATCAAAAATTAAAAAGTCTCTTAAGAAACAAAAAGAAATAAAAGCTAAAGAAGGGAAAACGATACTATACAAAAAATTGAAACTCAAGAAAATTGATCCTTCAAAAATTGAAATTGATTTTTTAACTAATTATTTTCAACTTGATTCTGATATTGAATTTTATTATTCTATTGGGAACAAAACTATAAATATTACCGACATCAACAATGCTATAAAAGTCCTTAAAGCTGCTGATATAAAAAATACCAAAAAACAATTTAGGAAGGCAAAAGAAAAAGCAGATAAAATTATTATTGGGAGTGAAACAAGTGGTTACATTTTTTCAAAGTGTTGTAATCCAATACCGGGAGATGATATTTTTGCCTATCAATTAATCGGTAATAAACCTGAAATTCATCGTACAAATTGCCATGTTGGCATTAGGTTAATGTCAAATTTCGGGAATAGAATAATTGAAGCAAGCTGGAGTAAAAAAGAACCCTTAGAAACTGATTTTTTTTCTGTTGGATTAAATTTTCAAGGATTTGATAATTCCGGATTGATTAGTGAACTAGTAAATATTATTTCTAATCAACTTAAAATTAATATGAGATCAATCAGTGCAAAAACTAAAGAAGGAGCTTTTTCAGGCTCTGTTATCGTTGATGTATTTGACACTTCACATCTCGAAACACTTATTAAAAACATTATGAAGGTTGAGGGAATTGAATATGTAAAAAGATTCCATGTTGATTAA
- a CDS encoding transcriptional repressor has product MDTGMKNTFEEAKTKFIDYLTRHNLRKTQGRYDILYEIYEIDKHFEVENLYITLRNKNYHISRATIYNTIDLLLDCALIVRHSFGTKAGSYEKAFGINKHDHLINTDTKDVIEFENLEINEIAKKIAKQNNLDFSHYSFTVYGKPITNFE; this is encoded by the coding sequence ATGGATACTGGAATGAAAAATACTTTTGAAGAAGCTAAAACTAAGTTTATCGATTATTTAACAAGACATAATCTTAGAAAAACACAAGGAAGATATGATATTCTGTACGAAATATACGAAATAGATAAGCATTTTGAAGTTGAAAACCTTTATATAACACTAAGAAACAAAAATTACCATATTAGTCGTGCAACAATTTATAACACAATTGACTTATTATTGGATTGTGCTTTAATAGTAAGGCACAGCTTTGGAACAAAAGCAGGTTCCTATGAAAAAGCTTTTGGAATAAATAAGCATGATCATCTAATAAATACAGACACAAAGGATGTAATAGAATTTGAAAATTTGGAGATTAATGAAATTGCAAAAAAAATTGCTAAACAAAACAATCTTGATTTCTCTCA